The DNA sequence AGATTGGAGAAGAGGTGAAGCTTGGAGCTACAGCTGATTGACTCATTGTAACTTCTGTTGTTGATGAGCTTTCTGCCATTAAagaagctctgataccatgtgAAGGTATCAGacttaaagaagaagaagaagagtaagaaAGGTAAGAGAAGAAAGGGTTGTGAAGAATGAAGAGCAGAGTGTGCTCTGTGTTactaaattgaattgaaaggtAAAGTTAAGAAGCACTTGTGAGTTCGGTTACAATATATATATCACAGCTGTCATCACTCATTGTGAACCTACACGTGCTTAACAAACCTGTGCTAACAAGACTCTAACTAATCTAACTATATGAGTTAGCTAAAACTGTATTGAGCTAATTGTGCTGAGCTGGCTAACTAACTCTCTCAGCTTACTCTATCAgtcttaaaattaaattctaatttaaacatgagtaaaatattatttttattgccaATATTTTGGATACATCTTAAAGTTGTTCTTAACGTTTaaattgttttatttaaatttttaatattttaaaatcattttaatGTCGTCATCTTGTTAATAATCTGTTAATAGAATTGATGATGAgacaaaattgagacaattttGATATGTAAGAGACTTAAATAAGAcgaaaacgttagggacaaaaatgatacattactcttaaaaaattaccaaatcAAGTAAAATGATAATGAATTTTAACAGAATAAATTACATTACAAATTCAAGATTTACTCGTACTTGTAAAATAGCTAGTATATAAAtttacagaaaagaaaaaaaagagctaaatatatatatatatatatatatatatatatatatatatataataaagtatAAAAGTATACATTTTTGTCTCTAATATACTGAACTTCTttaatgtttattttaattaaattttaaataaattttaatttttcttttaataatttcaatttttttacgatagataattatttaatttatttttaaattttattcttaataaaaataaatttaattagaataGAAGTAATTTgattaagagtaaaattaaaaaataatttatttagaataaaagtaaCGTAATTAAGAGTAATTTACGTAaacacaattaaaaaaataattaaataattatctaccataatgatattattgaaggataaaattaaaatttattttaaatataaaattaaaagtataatttatattttatggtatatgtaccattctcttttttttttcaaaaatttatgtaCTAGTCACTCTACAAATAtttattaatgataaaaatctttaaaagtacaaaaattaaaaaaattacgtaaaataaaaataatgtgattaagagtaatttaattaaatgtgattaaaaaagtTGAATAACTACGAcagttaaaaattaatattattaaaaaataattaaaatttattttaaaattaaaaataaaatttatttaaattaaacattaaataaaaaagttcgATACacattaaagataaaatagtataatttatactttattgtatatatatcaTGCTTTTTATTAGGAGTTTATATGTTAGCAATTCTTATAAGTATGAGTATAACTTTTGAATTCATATATATAATGCAATTCATTTATTAAAATTCATTAtcattttatttgatttgataattctaatatattatttttgtctttaacAGTTtcgttttatttaaatttttgacgtTTTGTTTAATCATCTCACTTTTATCCCACATTAATTCTATTAATGAATTATCAACgacaaaataatattaaaataattttaaaatattaaaaatttaaataaaaacaatttaaatattatagatatttttaaaacttaccTCTCAAATagtgaaaacaaaaacaatactttattCTTTAACTTTTCACGGTGAATTTATGTATGAGAACAATTCATAACAATTAATGTTAGACACATTTTTTTATACCCACTTAAGGTATATGTTCTCATTTACGAAAATAGTGGTTTTGTTCATTTAATCTCGTAAGAAAAATTTAGAGGATATTAGTttgcaaaatattttttattttcatttttaaaaaataatttttatttttaactttttacaatttaaaaaacataattagtttgcaaaaaaaatattcatatttaagtatcgaagataataaaaatatgtttattgATTCATTttcaaaagatatttttaatattataaaattacaaaaatatatttttattaaataaagaattttagttatttaattttttattaagttaacaattagtttttatacagtatcgaaataaattattatcttattatGCTATTTTAGAAAATCTGGTATCTTGTATATATATGTAgttgattttatattttctatgataatatataataataaaaaatatcaattgaaaaaataataaaattgtaaCCAAAATCAATTCTATTTTACTTATTTTGTTATTGTTTCTTTAGATTTATACCAAAcgaaatcaattaattaatattaagaaattattgatgtaaatatatttttttaacaaataatttattaataaaataatagataaataaatattaaagttaaaaaaattaaaatttaaaacaaaaccaACTTTCttgtcattaatttttattattgatacTTTCATAATTGATTGtcgatttaaaaaattatttttataacaaaattatttttttaaacgaGATGGTCTTatctttgaaaaataaattttaaaaataaaaaatcaataaatacatattaatttaaatagtaCATACTGAAtattaaatgaaataaaagaactcaataaatatatatttaattttaattaaaattgtacttttttctttcttatcttatctATGTAGtccaaaaatacaaaaaaaatctaaaataaaaactaaaagagtcaaattaaattaaaaaaagttcaaaaataaaaaatcaccttttcaagaagatgaatgtataaactaaaagtaaaaaataaatactcTTACAACATAACATGCAGAAGGAGGAGTTGACCCAGAATTGAGAAGGGAGAAAAAAAATGAGCGtgaaaatacataaaacatataaaaaagtGTAGAAAATATTCGAACATTTATTCCAAAACTAAAAATCTCGTGTTTTacgttaaaaatattttcaaaagttaaaactgaaaatatttaaaaaatagaaatagcaGTTTTAAGtttgttctattttttatttttaaaaataattttaagtcAATCATATTtccatatcttatttttatttttatcaaaaatgaaaatgaaaacaccaaaaattttagtatgttaatGGTTTATTTGGAAAccttatcaaaatttttttattaagttaaCAATTAGTTTTTATACAGTATCAAAATAAATTACTATCTTATTAtgctattttagaaaatttgGTATCTCTTGTATATATgtagttaattttatttttctatgacaatatataacaataaaaatatcaattaaaaaaataaaattgtaacCAAAATTAGTTCTATTTTACTTATTTTGTTATTGATTCTTTATTAGATTTATACCAAAcgaatcaattaattaatattaaaaatttattgatgtaaatatatttttttaacaaataatttatttataaaataatagataaataaatattaaatttaaaaaataaaaatttaaaataaaaccaattttttgtcaatattttttaagtttttatttattcttttaatttttattattgatacttttataattgattatcgatttaaaaaattatttttataacaaaattatttctttaaaCGAGATTATCTCGtctctaaaaatataaaaaaatcaataaatactTATTAATTTAGATAGTACATACTCAAtattaaatgaaataaaagaattcaacaaatatatatttaattttaattagagttttacttttttttacttACCTTATCTATGTAGCCCAAAAATACAAGGAAAAAACgtctaaaataaaaaagtgaaagagtcaaattaaattaaaaaaagtttgaaaaaaaaatactttttcaagaaaatgtctgtataaactaaaaataaataatggaTACTCTTACAACATAACATGTTGAAGGAGGAGTTGACATTGAGAACTGAGAAGGAAGGAAAAAAATAAGAGCGTGCAAAACTgcaaatacataaaacatataaaaaagaTAGAGTAGAAAATGTTAGAACATTTATTCCAAAACTAAATGCCGTGTTTtaagtttaaaatattttcaaaagttaaaactaaaaatattaaaaaaatagaaataatatttttaattttgttctattttttgtttttaaaaatattcctattaaaaataatttgaagtCAATCATATTTTCATACCTTATTTTTATTCTCGTTAACACCCAAACTTTAGTATGTTAATGGTTTATTTGGAAACCTTAATAAGTTCATGCTTTTTTCCTTTACACCTCTatgaaaaggaaataaaagttAGTAAAATATTAATGCCAGATTTTATTTTGAGTAAAGTTTAATGCCAAATTAATATATTGGGTTAATAGCATTAATAACTTAACAAATGTTGAAGAAACGTGCTTACTGAGAATTTTTGTGAATATCCAACCTTATCACATTTCTAATGCTTATTTAAACAAGTTCACATATATAACATTGAGCATGCGGGACCAGATTCTTCTTGTTCTATCACTATATagttctgaaaaaaaaaaaaaaagaaaaagatttgttTGTTCACTCTCAACAATGCCGCCGGAAGTCGCCCATTTGAACTTGCAACTCTTGCAAACTATTCAAACCATGAAGCAAGAGGTTTTTCTCTAAACTCCTCCTTGAAATGgaaataaacttaaaaaaaatactgTCAACTTTTAATTTCTAGAAGACTTATTATGGTTGTAACACTATTTACTTTAGCATGTTATGAGAAAAATTATTGATATCATTAGTGTTTGATTGGCTGTGATGTCCTTTGTTGTTATAGGGTTTGGCGGATGACTGTTTTAGTTCTATCTATTtattgaaagagaaaatcgaAGATCATTTTTTCCTTGAAGTGATTCCAGCATTTTGCTCTGATACCCGGGACGTCCTTAAAAGCTTGGCAGAAATGATGATGTAGTTTTGATCTTATGAGTTATGATTTTATCAGTTACATCAAAATAATATACATGCTTAATTTTTTGGCTAATCAtgtcttttttgtttttccttccCTCTAATGTAGAAAACAAGATGATAATTGGGATTATGATCAGATGCTGGAGTACGTTTATAAAATTAAAGGCGCTGCCGTAAGGTAATAACTACCCGATGATATGAATTTTGTATAGAGTAAATGAGTGATATATATTATACAACgaataacaaaatttattatttttagtttatacTTATTCAAcattctaaattctaaatcttgAATTTTAAACtctatattttaataatataaaagataaagtatattttttgttcttaaaatttgtcaaaattaaaattttaaaaatattcctaaattttattttgttttaattttgttccaaaattttcgatttgtattaaatatattcttaacaactaaattttcaaaaaatttaggatCAATCCAGtaataatatatgataattatacGTCTAATTTGCTTATATTAAAggttatttttgtaaaattattacTGAATTGATcctaaattttttcaaaaattggtCACTAATTTAGAGTATTTGATGCAAATCCAAAATTTTggagacaaaattaaaataaaataaaatttagagatagttttatcatttttaataaattccaataacaaaaaatatattttaccatattataaaaataagatgttcgttaatattaataaaaaaatatttatcccttaatatttttcttttgtagatGTATATTACGTTATAATATAAGATTGAACCTGTATCATATGTGTGTTTAATTTCTTACAAACTTGGGTGTCATGTATGTTAagtatacttttaaatttttttaaagaaaatattaaagattaatacttttttttatcaatattagttaatattttagatcaatattttatttttatactattaaaatttaaaattaaaaaataaaaagatactAATTTGGTAAGTCGTATAACattattctttttaaataagatactttttttttttataaattatgttGTTATTGATATTGAGGTCAATATTTTAAGAGCTTGGTGAGATTGCCTATCAAATTAAGTTGACATGATGACGGTTTAAAACTAGATCTTTTTTACAGTGTCTAAAATTGACTTGTtggatttaaaaataaaaggttAGATCCCACTTTATTCTcacattatttttaatatattagaCAAAATTTTATAAGCTCCGAAAAATTCTCCTTAAAactatcaatatttttttattaatattagatAATCGAATCCcctaaaattatattttgaacTTAGGTGATTTGGGattgtattttttgtttataagtTTGTATGagttttatattaaaattttattatctgTTAGCAAAGAAAGTGATAGTAGAAGCGTGAAATTTATACAagtaatacaaaaaaaaaaaatcagtatAATTTAAGTATCTAATAAATAAAGTTACAAAACTGAATATCcactttattttaattaaatctcTAATGAAATATAATGTGACGATAATTAATAATGTTACTCCATCTTAATCAAATTCATTTGAAAAAGATCTTAAACGGATAACTATTTTATCCAAACTAAATTCCTGATAAAgagatataaaataataatttatgataTTCCACTCAAACCCAAATCTAAATTACATCCAAaatatcaaatcaaattatGCAAATACTTAACTAAAATATAAAGAGAAGATactaaaagtataaaattaatCATCTCTAACTAAAAAAGTGACTACTAACTTAGTacctaaaatataaaaatacaaccaaaaaaaaaatcttacaaTTCCCTCTACAACAACTCCAATTTTAACACATAAAAATGGCATACATTAGTTTAAACCTAATCATCTATTTTATACTACTCCTATAGTAATATACAAGAAAAGAATATCTCTTATTACGTTTATCAACTTGACAACTTATCATATTTATCAGCTTGGTATATTATAAGTTATAAATTTGTACAAGTTAAAACTGAGTTGAAATATTTACCTACCCATCACTATCTTTTGACCAAATTAAAGATGAAAAACATACTATAACACTTTTTTCTTTAGTAATATCTACTTATCTAGAGTCgagtattatatattaaattagatTAATAACAACCTATTATTAAAACACTATTTATCAGCATAAACCTACTTATCCGCTACTATTAAAAAAGACCTATATTAAAACATACACTATTTGATTGTAGACAATGAACAAATTAAATCAACAAAATATCTCATGCAAAATGATACAACAACAAACAAAGATGGTTTAGAACTTGAAGTATTGAGTTGGTTGTGTTAATTGTGAAGATTCTAATGATATTAAAGGATTGTGAATTACTTTCATAGTAACACAGCAAGTTTAACTTGGTCATTAAATTACTAGAGTTTACTTAAGAAGCAATAAGTTTTTATTAATCAGAATCTAATAATCAATATTCTATTCCCTGGAATTCATTATTGATGTTGCTTATATTTCTTCTTCTCGTATAAATCTATGGTGTTGGCTTAACAATGGCATGCATTAACAATTTGTTAgttataattatatttctttGTGTGTTACATTGCAGCTTATTAGGTCGTACTTCTCGCATGGCCGAAGCATGTTCTGCCTTTGAACGCGCTATTATTAATATGCCCTCTAAAGAAGAGTATTAATTGCAAACCTAAAACCTATATTTATTTGTAACTAAGCACGCATGTGTCATCAATGAAATTATTATTCAAGTTCCATAAAAACTTACTAGCCAAATTTCTGTAATCTTTATATATA is a window from the Arachis stenosperma cultivar V10309 chromosome 3, arast.V10309.gnm1.PFL2, whole genome shotgun sequence genome containing:
- the LOC130966879 gene encoding uncharacterized protein LOC130966879, which gives rise to MPPEVAHLNLQLLQTIQTMKQEGLADDCFSSIYLLKEKIEDHFFLEVIPAFCSDTRDVLKSLAEMMIKQDDNWDYDQMLEYVYKIKGAAVSLLGRTSRMAEACSAFERAIINMPSKEECSKALHQAQREYEAVEAKLHICLTLERGIVLLSSMHKP